In Citrus sinensis cultivar Valencia sweet orange chromosome 2, DVS_A1.0, whole genome shotgun sequence, a single genomic region encodes these proteins:
- the LOC102607694 gene encoding serine/threonine protein phosphatase 2A 57 kDa regulatory subunit B' theta isoform-like, which yields MIKQILNKFPRKPSKSSDYREGGGTSTSSSHASANSRNSDLAGNRYANPSNVSNSAINSVANVGVNHGNKFPQAVNSKLNGNPLAYYEALPSFKDVPNAEKQNLFVRKLNLCCVVFDFTDPTKNLKEKDIKRQTLVELVDYVSSANGKFQEVVMQEMVKMVSANLFRTLTSPPRENKVLEAFDLEEEEPSMDPAWPHLQVVYEFLLRFVASPETDAKLAKRYIDHSFVLRLLDLFDSEDPREREYLKTVLHRIYGKFMVHRPFIRKAINNIFYRFIFETEKHNGIAELLEILGSIINGFALPLKEEHKLFLVRALIPLHKPKCVAMYHQQLSYCITQFVEKDCKLADTVIRGLLKYWPVTNSTKEVMFLGELEEVLESTQPGEFQRCMVPLFHQIGRCLSSSHFQVAERALFLWNNDHIENLIKQNRKVILPIIFPALERNARKHWNQAVQSLTLNVRKIFSDIDPELFEECLLKFQEDEAKEEEIKMKREATWKRLEEIAAMKAASNEPVLISPKTATRPRTG from the exons ATGATCAAACAGATACTTAATAAGTTCCCGCGGAAGCCATCTAAATCATCTGACTATCGCGAGGGTGGGGGAACCTCTACGTCCTCTTCACATGCTTCTGCCAATTCAAGAAACAGTGATTTAGCCGGTAATCGATATGCAAATCCTAGCAATGTGTCCAATTCTGCGATTAATTCTGTTGCTAATGTAGGAGTGAATCATGGGAATAAGTTTCCCCAAGCCGTGAATTCAAAGCTGAATGGGAATCCATTGGCTTATTATGAAGCATTGCCTAGTTTTAAGGATGTTCCTAATGCCGAGAAGCAGAATCTGTTTGTTAGAAAACTGAACCTATGTTGTGTTGTCTTTGACTTCACTGACCCAACAAAGAATCTCAAAGAAAAGGACATCAAACGGCAGACCTTGGTAGAGCTTGTGGATTACGTTTCTTCTGCAAATGGAAAATTTCAAGAAGTTGTCATGCAAGAAATGGTAAAAATGGTTTCTGCAAATTTGTTCAGAACACTCACTTCTCCACCCCGTGAAAACAAAGTTTTAGAAGCCTTTGATTTGGAAGAGGAGGAGCCCTCAATGGACCCTGCATGGCCTCATTTACAAGTTGTGTATGAATTCCTTTTGAGGTTTGTGGCATCGCCTGAGACTGATGCAAAATTGGCTAAGAGGTATATTGATCACTCTTTTGTTCTCAGGTTGTTAGACCTCTTTGATTCAGAGGATCCAAGAGAGAGGGAGTATTTGAAAACAGTTTTGCACCGAATCTATGGGAAATTTATGGTGCATCGTCCATTTATCAGGAAAGCAATCAACAATATCTTCTATCGTTTCATTTTTGAGACTGAGAAGCATAATGGGATTGCAGAGCTGCTAGAAATTTTGGGAAGTATAATTAATGGGTTTGCTTTGCCCTTGAAAGAAGAGCACAAACTCTTTCTTGTTCGAGCATTAATTCCTCTTCATAAACCAAAATGTGTAGCCATGTACCACCAGCAGCTATCTTACTGCATCACACAGTTTGTTGAGAAAGACTGCAAGCTTGCAGACACTGTTATACGGGGTTTGCTAAAATATTGGCCAGTTACAAACAGTACTAAAGAGGTCATGTTCTTAGGTGAACTGGAGGAAGTGTTAGAATCAACACAGCCTGGAGAGTTCCAACGCTGTATGGTACCTTTGTTTCACCAGATTGGCCGTTGCTTGAGCAGTTCACATTTTCAG GTGGCTGAGAGAGCATTGTTCTTATGGAACAACGATCACATTGAGAACCTAATCAAACAGAATCGCAAAGTTATACTACCGATAATCTTCCCTGCTTTGGAGAGAAATGCCAGAAAGCACTGGAACCAGGCAGTACAGAGCTTGACACTAAATGTTCGCAAAATCTTCTCTGATATTGACCCAGAGCTCTTTGAGGAGTGCTTACTCAAATTCCAAGAAGATGAAGCAAAAGAGGAGGAGATTAAAATGAAACGTGAAGCCACATGGAAACGCTTGGAAGAAATTGCTGCAATGAAAGCTGCAAGTAACGAACCTGTGCTCATCTCTCCCAAAACAGCCACACGCCCACGAACAGGCTAG
- the LOC127900286 gene encoding zinc finger BED domain-containing protein RICESLEEPER 1-like → MRNHILACLAYKTFREQQEGSQQNLTTEGGEGNASNMVLAKGWSQDACRRAVTEMIIMGELPVSFVDNKGFRHFYSVAIPQFVMPSRRTIAHFIDSDWFLNRRIISFSVIEDYRGKTIGKKIVACLQDWGIERLFAITVDNTIIKDVAINYVTMQLLAWRNDDAIVLAGQYMHVRCSAHILNLIVVSGLNEVHASVAAIRNAVKYVRSSTTRLQTFKQCAQQVKCPNGMIVLDCPTRWNSTYLMLMTALKFQAVFDRMAEVDKPYEAYFLEKENNAKRVGPPGPEDWESAGRIVKFLKVFYDATLLFFASLSVTSNLCYDTIGLIESSSIALEASRDPWVVAMAHQMREKFDKYWESSGKINKMLIVASILDLRAKMDFAKYIFEIIFTNDGWKVEEMTKAVKDLLNELYDAYSAICSSSTLSMCSESVPSCSYGGTSYFPYFITEVGLPEGPSGDGDNIFRVSRPFFGYAQKVFVQNEGKRIVSEVERYLSDPVEYPSNLKLNVLLWWKVNGSKYPILEKIARDVLADPVSTVASESAFSTGRRVIDEYRSSLTPCMVKDESELVVEVTVLSIAEDRGK, encoded by the exons ATGAGAAATCATATACTGGCTTGCCTTGCATACAAGACATTCCGGGAACAACAAGAGGGAAGTCAACAAAACTTGACAACTGAGGGTGGGGAAGGAAATGCAAGTAATATGGTTTTGGCTAAAGGGTGGAGTCAAGACGCTTGTAGAAGGGCAGTCACCGAAATGATCATTATGGGTGAATTGCCAGTTAGTTTTGTGGATAACAAAGGGTTCAGGCATTTCTATAGTGTAGCCATTCCGCAGTTTGTTATGCCATCTCGGAGAACTATTG ctcattttattgatagtgaCTGGTTTTTGAACAGAAGGATTATTAGTTTCAGTGTGATTGAAGATTATAGAGGGAAAACGATCGGTAAAAAGATTGTAGCTTGTTTACAAGATTGGGGGATAGAGAGGTTGTTTGCAATAACTGTTGATAATACCATTATAAAGGATGTTGCTATTAATTATGTGACTATGCAATTACTTGCTTGGAGGAATGATGATGCAATTGTATTGGCGGGTCAGTATATGCATGTGCGTTGTTCTGCACATATTTTGAACTTGATTGTTGTTTCGGGGTTGAATGAAGTGCATGCTAGTGTTGCCGCCATCCGGAATGCTGTGAAGTATGTGAGATCCTCTACAACGAGGCTACAAACATTTAAACAATGTGCTCAACAAGTGAAATGTCCAAATGGAATGATTGTTTTGGATTGTCCTActaggtggaattccacctatTTAATGTTGATGACTGCATTGAAGTTTCAAGCAGTATTTGATAGAATGGCAGAGGTGGATAAACCGTATGAGGCATACTTTCTcgagaaagaaaataacgcTAAGAGGGTGGGCCCTCCTGGACCTGAGGATTGGGAGAGTGCAGGGCGAATTGTGAAGTTTTTGAAGGTATTTTATGATGCcacattgttattttttgcttctttgaGTGTGACTTCTAATCTTTGTTATGATACCATTGGCTTAATTGAGAGCTCATCGATTGCATTAGAGGCAAGTAGAGATCCTTGGGTGGTGGCTATGGCTCATCAAATGAGggaaaaatttgataaatattgggAGTCTTCAgggaagataaataaaatgttgattGTTGCCTCTATTCTTGATCTGCGAGCTAAAATGGACTTtgccaaatatatttttgagatCATTTTTACCAATGATGGTTGGAAAGTTGAAGAAATGACCAAAGCAGTGAAAGATTTGTTGAATGAGCTTTATGATGCATATAGTGCAATATGCTCTAGTTCCACACTATCAATGTGCAGTGAGAGTGTTCCTAGCTGCAGCTATGGTGGTACAagttattttccttattttataACTGAGGTTGGTTTGCCGGAGGGTCCTAGTGGTGATGGTGATAACATTTTCCGAGTTTCTCGCCCTTTCTTTGGGTATGCTCAGAAAGTGTTTGTTCAGAATGAAGGCAAGAGAATAGTATCTGAGGTGGAACGATATTTGAGTGACCCAGTTGAATATCCGAGCAATCTTAAGCTCAATGTTTTGCTTTGGTGGAAGGTTAATGGATCAAAGTATCCGATATTAGAGAAAATTGCAAGGGATGTCCTCGCCGATCCTGTTTCCACAGTGGCATCTGAATCTGCCTTTAGCACAGGGCGTCGCGTCATTGACGAATATCGGAGTTCTTTGACCCCTTGTATGGTTAAG GATGAGAGTGAGCTCGTGGTTGAGGTTACCGTTCTTTCTATTGCTGAGGATCGAGGTAAGTAG